From the Accipiter gentilis chromosome 15, bAccGen1.1, whole genome shotgun sequence genome, one window contains:
- the CCN6 gene encoding cellular communication network factor 6 → MCRNMRWLLFPTIFIIPCTQQFFHSPPAKPGEKPSETGEVHQRKEVCHWPCRCPPVPTCTPGVSLVKDGCGCCKVCAKQSGETCNEADICDPHKGLYCDYSEDEPRYETGVCAYLVAVGCELNGVYYLNGQTFQPNPLYKCLCVSGAIGCTPVFTPRLGASPCTRVTGRKKPGQSICGPGQHKQLQSTNYRLMSAYRSLPLVLKKKCLVQATPWTPCSRTCGIGISSRVTNENRKCEMKKEKRLCFVQPCLTNILKTIKIPKGKTCQPTFQLPTAEKLVFSGCSTTQSYRLTFCGVCLDKRCCIPNKSKMITVQFECPNEGFFKWKMMWITSCVCQRICTAPGDIFSELKVV, encoded by the exons ATGTGCAGGAACATGCGGtggctcctttttcccaccaTCTTCATCATCCCTTGTACGCAACAG TTTTTCCACAGCCCACCAGCGAAGCCTGGAGAAAAACCTTCAGAAACTGGTGAAGTCCACCAGCGCAAGGAGGTCTGTCACTGGCCATGCAGATGCCCACCTGTGCCAACCTGCACCCCCGGGGTAAGCTTGGTGAAGGACGGTTGTGGCTGCTGTAAGGTCTGTGCCAAGCAGTCAGGAGAGACCTGCAATGAAGCAGACATCTGTGATCCCCACAAAGGCCTCTACTGCGACTACTCGGAAGATGAGCCTAGGTATGAAACAGGCGTGTGTGCAT ATCTGGTAGCTGTAGGATGTGAGCTCAATGGAGTTTATTATCTTAATGGGCAGACCTTCCAACCTAACCCACTTTATAAGTGCCTGTGTGTCAGTGGTGCCATTGGATGTACACCTGTATTCACACCAAGATTAGGAGCAAGTCCCTGCACCAGAGTCACAGGCAGGAAGAAGCCTGGACAATCCATCTGTGGCCCAGGACAGCACAAGCAGCTTCAATCAACAAACTACAGACTGATGTCAG CTTACAGAAGCTTACCGctagttttgaagaaaaagtgcCTAGTACAGGCAACTCCCTGGACACCCTGTTCCAGGACCTGTGGCATAGGCATATCCAGCAGAGTGACCAAcgaaaacagaaaatgtgaaatgaaaaaagaaaagagattatgCTTCGTCCAGCCTTGTCTGACCAATATACTGAAGACAATAAAG attccaaaaggaaaaacatgtcaACCGACATTCCAGCTTCCTACAGCAGAGAAACTAGTTTTTTCTGGATGCTCAACTACTCAAAGCTACAGACTAACTTTCTGTGGGGTGTGCTTGGACAAGAGGTGCTGCATACCTAATAAATCCAAAATGATCACTGTACAGTTTGAGTGTCCCAATGAAGGCTTCTTTAAGTGGAAGATGATGTGGATAACATCATGCGTATGTCAGAGGATTTGCACTGCTCCAGGAGATATATTTTCTGAACTCAAAGTTGTATGA